TCATCAATCAAAGATATGCTATGCCGGACACGTCTTTGGACAAGTTGCGGCAATGTTTGACGGAAGTTTCGTATCCCAAAGGATTCCGCGTGCTGGAAAGCGGCAAGGTGGAGAAGAACATCTTTTTCATCAAGGAAGGCATTGTCCGCGCCTATACCTCGGTGGACGGGAAGGAAATTACCTTTTGGTTTGGCAAGGAAGGAGCGACCCTTGTTTCCATGAAAGGCTATGTGAATGACGAGCCGGGATATGAAACAATGGAGCTGATGGAAGACTCGATATTATATGTATTGGAAAGGAAAGAACTGAAAGAGTTGTTTTCGGAAGATTTACACATCGCCAATTGGGGGCGGCGTTATGCGGAGATGGAGTTGCTTGCCACCGAGGAACGGTTGATTTCCATGTTGTCCGCCATCGCCTCTGAACGTTATAAGGAGTTGTTGGAGAAAGAACCTGATTTGTTACAGCGATTGCCGTTGGGAAGCATCGCCACTTATTTGGGTATCACACAAGCGAGTTTGAGCAGGATTCGGGCACAAATAAAGTGACGTTTCAACCAACTGAGGATAGCAAGCGGTTTTGGTCTGCCCCAAACACAAACTTGCTATTTTTCCGTTGGTATTGTTTATATGTGCTATAACAACAGATTCGCCACATTAGCTTGCCGTATTTTTACGCTCGTCGGGACGGGTGGTCCCGCCCCTTGGCGCTGGCCGTTCCCCGACCGATGAGCTTAAAAGTGTTAACAGTCAGTGATATATTTGTAATTCTCCACAGTTTATTGAACAACAGCTTTCTTATTTCTATGTTTTATGAATTTAAGATATTCGTAATTACATGGCAGGATTTCTTCGTTTGACTCCAAGAATTTTTCACTCACATCGGGCTGGATTGGAATAAGGTGCTCAACAGACTTGAGTTTTTGCATCGGAGTCTTGCCGTTCAGCGAGGAATGTGGTCGTTTCTTATTGTAGAACTCCTGCCATTCCATAGCCATCGCATTCAAATCAAGTGTCTTATCCGACAAATCTATAAGATTCCAAAACTCTGTCTTATCGGTCTGCTGAGACCTTTCAACTTTGCCATTCAAATGTGGAGTCCTTGGTTTGATAGGTCTGAACTTGATAAAATGGTCATGCAGTTCATATTGGAAATCATAATTGAAGAATTCTGTTCCCCAATCAGTCTGTATCCGCTGAACGGGAAAAGGAAAGGTGTTCAGTATCTCTCCTAAAAAATGAATTGTACTTTCCGCTTTTTTATTGGGATATACACGAATGGTCCTCAAACGGGTACAATCATCTATGGCCGTGAACTGATATGCTCCATTTCGTACTTTCATTACATCCAGCTGGATCCTTTCCCCAGGAATTTCTTTACTATATCTGATATAGTCTGACTTTTTACGCCGTTTCACAACAGCTTTAACCTGATGCCTTTTTAACACACGCCACACGGTCATGGCTGAGAGTTTTATTCTCTTCCTAAGCAGATAGTTGGCAATCCGTTGCGCTCCCCATTTTCTCGTCTCACGCAGATTAAGAATAATGGTTTCAATTCCAGGCGTTACCTTCATATTTGCGAGTCTTGATGGGCGTTTAGACTTATCGGACAATTTTGACTTACCTTGTTCTTTCTCGCGATTTATCCAACGGTATAACGTGGAACGGGCAATCCCGCACCGAAGGGCTGTTTTTGTCACAGAATTCGATATCAAAATAGGAATGGATTAGAAATAAGCTATTTATGAGCTTTTCTCAAAGGGTGAGGTAATGACTTGGAAACAGTCACAAATTCTGCAATATGCGGTAAATTTCTGTCAAACAACTCTTGTCTTAGCGCAAAGATACGGAAAAGCAACCAAATTCTATTACCGTTTCCCATATTTCTTTTCAAATAATTCTGTATTCTTCTCTCCCCATGCAATCATAGCATCGATGATGGGAATAAGCGTCATCCCCAACGGAGTGATAGCATACTCCGAACGAGGAGGCAGTTCAGGGTAGATGGTCTTCGATACGAGCCCGTCCTCTACCAGTTCCTTCAGTTGCAAGTCGAGCACACGAGGCGTGGCTTCGGGAAATATCTTGTGCAATTCACTGGGACGCAGGGCACGGTGGCGCAGTTCGTCCAAGATGCATGACTTCCACTTGGAATCAATCAGGCTCATGGTCAGCCGCAAGGGACAGCCCAAATCTACGGGTATCTTTCTTTCGTACATGGTTTTATCTTTATTGAATGTTACGCCTGCAAAGGTAAGGATAATATATCGTAACGGGTATATACCGAATAATTTTTCAGTATATGAATAATTTTTCGGTACTTGTGCAAACTGGAGGAATCACCTACCTTTGCAGCATCAAAACAAGATAATCAATTAAACATTAGCATCATGAGAGCAAATATCGAAGAGTACAAGGCAGTGGAAGAAGCTGCCATGAAGTTTGTGAAAAGTGTGGCAGAAGGCAACAGCAAGTATGCCCGCGAATTGTTTATTGACGAAGCCGTCTTATTCGGCTACTT
Above is a window of Candidatus Caccoplasma merdavium DNA encoding:
- a CDS encoding Crp/Fnr family transcriptional regulator, whose protein sequence is MDIKEIINQRYAMPDTSLDKLRQCLTEVSYPKGFRVLESGKVEKNIFFIKEGIVRAYTSVDGKEITFWFGKEGATLVSMKGYVNDEPGYETMELMEDSILYVLERKELKELFSEDLHIANWGRRYAEMELLATEERLISMLSAIASERYKELLEKEPDLLQRLPLGSIATYLGITQASLSRIRAQIK
- a CDS encoding helix-turn-helix transcriptional regulator — its product is MYERKIPVDLGCPLRLTMSLIDSKWKSCILDELRHRALRPSELHKIFPEATPRVLDLQLKELVEDGLVSKTIYPELPPRSEYAITPLGMTLIPIIDAMIAWGEKNTELFEKKYGKR